A single genomic interval of Gemmatimonadales bacterium harbors:
- a CDS encoding SPASM domain-containing protein, with the protein MAEARRHMQEARPRGREAHLIDAGATRHLFVVDGSRLFDADASLFAAVDAALGVGSAEQLLERVGLAGHPPAIDDAPLSGPKVHALSLAIAQKCNLGCTYCYAQQGEFGGAAKNMSQEAADQAVDLLLADAEPGARLNLAFLGGEPLVNRTVLRTSTTRAARLAAERGVTLTFSITTNGTLVSEADGDFFEEHGFAVTVSLDGPKALHDAQRPYKSGAGSYDRVLRNVAPLLARQRRMQVSARVTVTPRNLDLRPTLDEFVRLGFHSVGFSPMLSSPTGLGEMQHDDLETMLGQMIECGREYERHMAAGRRYPFANMVNAMREIDKGTHRPYPCGAGAGYLGVSAEGDLAACHRFVGDEAGQMGSLAEGIDAARQDQWLADRHVHRQEPCNSCWARYLCGGGCHHETIQRGRPACDYIRGWLHYCLGAYLRLHPAEA; encoded by the coding sequence CGAAGCGCGACGGCACATGCAGGAGGCGAGGCCGCGGGGCCGGGAGGCGCACCTGATCGACGCCGGCGCCACCCGCCACCTCTTCGTGGTGGACGGGAGCCGGCTCTTCGACGCCGACGCCAGCCTCTTCGCCGCGGTGGATGCGGCGTTGGGGGTCGGCAGCGCGGAACAGCTCCTCGAGCGAGTCGGGCTCGCGGGGCACCCGCCCGCCATCGATGACGCGCCGCTCAGCGGCCCCAAGGTCCACGCCCTCTCCCTCGCCATTGCCCAGAAGTGCAACCTCGGCTGCACCTACTGCTATGCCCAGCAGGGGGAGTTCGGGGGCGCGGCCAAGAACATGTCGCAGGAGGCCGCCGACCAGGCGGTGGACCTGCTCCTGGCCGACGCCGAGCCAGGGGCGCGGCTCAACCTGGCGTTCCTCGGCGGTGAGCCCCTCGTGAACCGCACGGTGCTCCGTACCTCGACGACCCGCGCGGCACGGCTGGCCGCGGAGCGGGGGGTCACGCTCACCTTCTCCATCACCACCAACGGGACCCTCGTGTCGGAGGCCGACGGCGATTTCTTCGAGGAGCACGGCTTTGCCGTGACGGTCAGCCTCGACGGACCGAAGGCACTGCACGATGCGCAGCGCCCCTACAAGAGCGGCGCCGGCAGCTATGACCGGGTGCTGCGGAATGTGGCACCGCTCCTGGCCCGCCAGCGCCGGATGCAGGTCTCGGCGCGTGTCACCGTCACGCCTCGGAATCTCGACCTCCGCCCGACGCTCGACGAGTTCGTGCGGCTCGGCTTTCACAGCGTCGGATTTTCCCCGATGCTGAGTTCGCCGACCGGACTCGGCGAGATGCAGCACGACGACCTCGAGACGATGCTCGGCCAGATGATCGAGTGCGGCCGCGAGTACGAGCGCCACATGGCGGCGGGGCGGCGGTATCCGTTCGCCAACATGGTCAACGCCATGCGGGAAATCGACAAGGGGACGCACCGGCCCTATCCGTGCGGCGCCGGCGCCGGGTATCTCGGCGTCTCGGCCGAGGGCGATCTGGCGGCGTGCCACCGGTTCGTGGGCGACGAAGCCGGGCAGATGGGCTCCCTCGCCGAGGGGATCGATGCGGCTCGACAGGACCAGTGGCTCGCTGACCGTCACGTCCACCGGCAGGAGCCCTGCAACAGTTGCTGGGCACGGTACCTCTGTGGCGGCGGGTGCCATCACGAGACGATTCAGCGCGGCCGCCCTGCGTGCGACTACATTCGAGG